The window CGCTTCACGACCACGGGCACCGGCAGATAGGGCTCGAGGACCCGCTTCACCGCCACCGCGCCTGAGCCCGGCCCTCCGCCGCCGTGCGGCGTGGTGAAGGTCTTGTGCAGGTTGAAATGCAGGACGTCGACGCCCATGTCGCCCACCCGCGCCATCCCGACCAAGGCGTTTTGGTTGGCGCCGTCGCAGTAGACCAGGCCGCCCTTGTCGTGGACGAGCTTGGCGATCTCGGCCATGTGCGTCTCGAAGAGCCCCAGGGTGTTGGGGTTGGTGATCATGATGCCGGCGGTCTCTTCGTCCATGGCCTCGGCGACGGCCTCGGCGCTCAGGACGCCGTCGGGGCCGGTCTTGAGCGTCACGACCTTGTAGCCGCAGGCCGCGGCGCTGGCCGGGTTGGTGCCGTGGGCGGAGTCGGGGATGAGGATCTTCTTGCGGGGATTGCCTTGGGCGGCGTGATGGGCGCGGATCATCAGCAGGCCGGCGAACTCGCCCTGCGCCCCCGCCGCGGGCTGCAGCGTCGCGGCGTCCATGCCGCTGATCACGGCCAGGTAATGCTGGAGGTGGAACATCAGCTCGAGGGCGCCCTGGATGTCCGCGACCGGGGCCTGCGGGTGCAGCTTGACGAAGCCGCTCATCCGCGCGACCTCCTCGTTGACCTTCGGGTTGTACTTCATCGTGCAGGAGCCGAGCGGGGTGAGCCCCGTGTCGATGGAGTAATTCCACTGCGAGAGCCGCGTGAAGTGCCGGACCACGTCGAGCTCGGAGACCTCGGG of the Deltaproteobacteria bacterium PRO3 genome contains:
- a CDS encoding glycine dehydrogenase subunit 2, which encodes MIFAEPTIFERGAPGRQGYSLPEDEIPAVDPAKDIDAALLRREAPLLPEVSELDVVRHFTRLSQWNYSIDTGLTPLGSCTMKYNPKVNEEVARMSGFVKLHPQAPVADIQGALELMFHLQHYLAVISGMDAATLQPAAGAQGEFAGLLMIRAHHAAQGNPRKKILIPDSAHGTNPASAAACGYKVVTLKTGPDGVLSAEAVAEAMDEETAGIMITNPNTLGLFETHMAEIAKLVHDKGGLVYCDGANQNALVGMARVGDMGVDVLHFNLHKTFTTPHGGGGPGSGAVAVKRVLEPYLPVPVVVKRGDKFDWDYDRPKSIGKVKAFFGNFGMLVRAYTYIREMGAEGLRQVSQRAVLNANYIRKSLEGDFHLAYPQICMHECVFSDKIQKKFGVTTADIAKRMMDYGYHPPTIYFPLVVPGALMVETTETESPQTLDRFIKAMKEIARECREEPETVKAAPHVPKVRRLDEVKAAKEPKFVYVPKNP